Below is a window of Myxococcales bacterium DNA.
TCGAGTACACGCCTCAGAAGGCCGATGGCTCGGGCGCTGGGGCCATCCCCGTCGCATACAACATCGCCCAGAACAAAGAAGAGTAGTCAACAGCCGCTGCCCATGCGCAGCGCGGGCTCGATGGGACCGAAGGCGGCAGCTCCGCCTTCGGTCTTCTTCCATTGTGCAAAGGTTATCCCACATGCTCCCAGCTGCTGAGACACTCCGCTCCGGAAACCCAGAAGACGCCTTGGCACAACTGCAGGAGCAAGTGCGAAAGAACCCCGCAAACAGCCAGTACCGGGTGTTCCTCTTCCAGCTCCTCGCCGTTTTGGGTCATTGGGACCGCGCGCTCAACCAACTCAAGGTCCTCGGCGACATGGACGCCTCCACGTTGGCCATGGTGGCCACGTACCGCGAGGCGCTGCACTGCGAGGCCTATCGGCAAGACGTGCTTGCAGGTAAGCGCACCCCCCTCGTGCTCGGCGACCCCGAGCCGTGGATGGCCCTTTCCTTCGAAGCGCTGCGCCTTCAGGGTGAAGGGCAATGGGACAAGGCCGCCGAGGTGCGAGCCCAAGCCCTCGAACAGGCCCCCACCACCGCGGGAAAGCTGAACGGCGAGCCCTTCGCATGGATAGCGGACGCAGACTCGCGGCTGGGCCCCATGCTCGAAGCCATCGTTTCGGGCAAGTACTACTGGATTCCGTTTTCCCGTCTCCGTTCGCTCCAGATCGACCCTCCCAGCGACCTACGCGACATCGTGTGGACGGCCGCGCAGGTGACCTTCGCCAACGGCGGTGAGACCATCACCCTTCTTCCCACGCGCTACGCGGGCTCCGAGCAAGACCCCGACAACCGCATCAAGATGGCACGCATCACAGAGTGGGACGAAAAACCCGGGCAGACCTACCTCGGGCGAGGCCAGCGCTTGCTGGCCACCGATCAGGGCGAGTACGCGCTGATGGACGTTCGCTCGCTCGAGCTCGAAACCGCGGTGTGAACGGGGAGGGTGCAACATGGCCGAACTGACCCCGAAGGAACGGCTTCAACCCTCGCTGCTCGATCGGCTCACGGACGATGACCCCGAACGCCAGCTCGAGTCCCGCGAACGTCGGATTCTCTCCCCCGTTCAGCTCCGGGACTGTGTACGCCGGGATCTCGGCTGGCTGCTAAACACCGTGCACCTGGAAAGCACAACCGCGCTCACCGATTACCCCCAAGTGGCCGCCTCCGTGCTCAACTTCGGCGTCGTCGATCTCGCGGGCAAGCCCCTGTCGAGCATCAACGCGCCTCAGCTCGAGCGGCTCATCCGCGAAGCGATTTGGCAGTTCGAGCCTCGCCTCATCAAGGACTCGGTGCAGGTGAAGATCGACGATCGCAAGACGGGACACAACGCTCTGTCCTTCGTCATCGAAGCCCAGCTCTGGGCCCAGCCCATTCCGCTTCAGCTCTT
It encodes the following:
- the tssE gene encoding type VI secretion system baseplate subunit TssE is translated as MAELTPKERLQPSLLDRLTDDDPERQLESRERRILSPVQLRDCVRRDLGWLLNTVHLESTTALTDYPQVAASVLNFGVVDLAGKPLSSINAPQLERLIREAIWQFEPRLIKDSVQVKIDDRKTGHNALSFVIEAQLWAQPIPLQLFLRTEVDLENGEVRVGDQEGPVE